A genomic window from Cucumis melo cultivar AY chromosome 8, USDA_Cmelo_AY_1.0, whole genome shotgun sequence includes:
- the LOC103485312 gene encoding uncharacterized protein LOC103485312, whose translation MGCCLSSSQSFNSPNKFHPSSVNANRDPPSSMEEETVKEVLSETPALKPPPNKNCPPEEDEFHKPLGDETEKKLSEIPINGIPEQPSEFYEISHMNKCISVSAATFTDQADGGGEVHQTGLKSSPVKLTKNQSVSSDVELKREIPQSRTLTRRSDQSPVRRNGAVGSMRMVHNRDMSPAMARRGLRAEPPRRDPDENSSRRSQSPSTAPSDSAGYRSALSRTPSTRKSGKSSPIRAMTATSQKVVEENNIVDGKFNTQIESLENPLVSLECFIFL comes from the coding sequence ATGGGTTGCTGTCTTAGTTCCTCCCAATCCTTCAATTCACCTAACAAATTCCATCCCAGTTCCGTCAATGCGAACAGAGACCCCCCGTCTTCCATGGAGGAAGAGACCGTCAAAGAAGTGCTCTCTGAAACCCCTGCTCTCAAACCGCCGCCGAACAAGAATTGTCCACCCGAAGAAGACGAATTTCACAAACCACTCGGTGATGAGACCGAGAAGAAGCTTTCTGAAATTCCCATTAACGGAATTCCAGAGCAGCCTTCTGAATTCTATGAAATTTCCCATATGAACAAGTGTATCTCAGTCTCCGCCGCTACTTTCACCGATCAAGCGGACGGGGGAGGTGAAGTTCATCAAACGGGTTTGAAATCATCGCCAGTGAAGTTGACGAAAAATCAATCTGTTTCCAGTGACGTTGAGTTAAAAAGAGAAATTCCGCAGAGCAGGACACTGACCCGGAGATCCGACCAGTCACCAGTTCGACGAAATGGCGCAGTGGGTTCGATGAGAATGGTTCATAACAGAGACATGAGTCCGGCAATGGCGCGGCGAGGATTGAGAGCGGAGCCTCCCCGGAGAGACCCAGATGAGAATTCCAGCCGGAGATCCCAATCGCCGTCTACCGCTCCTTCCGACAGCGCAGGGTATAGATCTGCCCTCAGTCGGACACCGTCAACGAGAAAGTCCGGTAAATCATCCCCCATTAGGGCGATGACAGCGACAAGTCAAAAAGTAGTAGAAGAAAACAATATCGTAGATGGAAAATTCAACACTCAGATTGAATCACTTGAGAACCCTCTGGTTTCATTAGAGTGCTTCATCTTCCTCTGA
- the LOC103484543 gene encoding protein STRUBBELIG-RECEPTOR FAMILY 3-like isoform X1, translating into MGCANWNLFMKILIGLLLVSINPFCFGDTDLRDVAAINALFISLGYPPLRGWILVGGDPCGEKWQGVECVFSNITALQLSGLNLGGELGTSLDQFESIISMDLSNNHIGGNIPSTLPPTLRSLSLSANQFTGSIPPALASLTQLMDLSLNNNLLTGAIPDVFQLLNGLNNLDMSNNNLSGQLPPSVADLLSLTTLHLQNNQLSGMLDALQDLPLSDLNIENNLFSGPIPAKLLGIPNFRKDGNPFNTTIIPSAPALAPSPFAVAPVTVGPPTRQAGAGQPLWPGTPESSDGARSFFSAKRIIWIVIIGTGILVALGFCLLVSICLKRSKRREDNKSVRDKADMASNYKPKPMKPSVEGVDMEKGPKETTLKPLDRDRMKDRIMDFTTPRLHDRKDTNGKRKDASSTSFRRDHTESSSISIDDFPPPPPPPPFPLLSTQEIAKPIVAAEVPSKVPRKLKTSSLKVFTIASLQQYTNSFSEDNLLGRGMLGSVYSAELPSGRLLAVKKLDGSSSTHWHDDDFHNLVSIICQIRHDNIVELVGYCAEHGQYLLIYEYCKNGTLYDALHVDKEMHQKLSWNVRVKIALGAARALEYLHEACQPPIMHQNFKSANILLDNELKPRVSDSGLARLLPSATQSSARFLPAQGYSAPEFELGTYTYQSDLYSFGVVMLELLTGRKSCDRSLPRGEQFLVRWAVSRLHDIDALSRMVDPSLNGMYPVKSLSRFADIISSCIMREPEFRPPISEIVQELLQML; encoded by the exons ATGGGTTGTGCTAATTGGAATTTGTTCATGAAGATCCTAATTGGGCTGCTCTTGGTTTCCATCAACCCTTTTTGCTTTGGAGATACTGACCTTCGCGATG TTGCTGCAATCAATgcattatttatttctcttgggTACCCTCCTTTGCGAGGATGGATTCTTGTGGGAGGTGATCCATGTGGGGAGAAGTGGCAAGGGGTTGAATGTGTATTCTCAAATATAACAGCTTT ACAACTAAGTGGATTGAATTTAGGAGGAGAGCTAGGCACTAGCTTGGACCAATTCGAGTCAATAATATCAAT GGATCTTAGCAACAATCATATTGGAGGGAATATTCCATCTACACTGCCCCCTACACTGAGAAGTCT TTCTTTATCAGCAAATCAATTCACTGGAAGCATCCCCCCTGCACTGGCCTCGCTAACACAACTAATGGACCT GTCACTAAATAATAACCTTCTTACCGGGGCAATACCTGATGTCTTCCAGCTGCTTAATGGCTTGAATAACTT GGATATGTCAAACAACAACTTGAGTGGTCAGCTGCCTCCTTCGGTGGCTGATTTGTTATCCCTTACTACATT ACACTTGCAGAACAATCAACTTTCTGGGATGCTTGACGCTCTACAGGATCTTCCGTTATCAGACTT GAATATAGAGAACAACCTATTTTCTGGACCTATACCTGCAAAGTTGTTGGGCATTCCAAATTTCAG AAAAGATGGGAACCCTTTCAATACTACGATAATTCCGTCTGCACCTGCTTTAGCCCCTTCACCATTTGCTGTTGCGCCAGTTACTGTGGGACCACCAACCAGACAGGCAGGTGCAGGCCAGCCATTGTGGCCAGGAACTCCTGAATCATCAGATGGAGCAAGGAGTTTTTTCTCTGCTAAGCGGATCATTTGGATTGTTATTATTGGCACAGGAATATTAGTAGCATTAGGATTCTGTCTTCTTGTGTCAATATGCTTGAAAAGAAGCAAGCGTCGAGAAGACAACAAGAGTGTTCGTGACAAAGCTGATATGGCTTCTAATTATAAGCCTAAACCCATGAAGCCCTCGGTTGAAGGTGTAGACATGGAGAAAG gtccaaAGGAGACCACTCTTAAGCCACTTGATAGAGACAGAATGAAGGATAGAATAATGGATTTTACAACCCCAAGGCTACATGATAGAAAGGACACAaatgggaaaagaaaagatgcCTCTAGTACGAGTTTCCGACGAGACCATACAGAGAGTTCGAGCATAAGCATAGACGACTTCCCTCCACCACCTCCTCCCCCTCCTTTTCCACTCCTTTCAACTCAGGAGATTGCAAAACCAATTGTGGCGGCTGAAGTGCCCAGTAAAGTACCTAGAAAACTGAAAACAAGTTCTTTAAAAGTTTTCACAATCGCGTCACTTCAGCAGTATACTAATAGTTTCTCTGAAGATAATCTTCTTGGGAGAGGAATGCTTGGTAGTGTCTATAGTGCTGAACTTCCAAGTGGAAGG CTTCTGGCTGTTAAGAAACTGGATGGATCCTCTTCAACTCATTGGCATGATGATGATTTTCACAACCTTGTGTCTATTATATGTCAAATTCGGCACGATAACATTGTGGAGCTTGTGGGATATTGTGCTGAGCATGGACAGTATCTACTCATTTATGAGTACTGCAAAAATGGCACACTCTATGACGCACTTCATGTCGACAAGGAGATGCATCAAAAGCTTTCATGGAATGTACGTGTGAAGATTGCACTTGGAGCTGCACGTGCCCTCGA GTATCTGCATGAAGCCTGTCAACCGCCTATCATGCACCAAAATTTCAAGTCTGCTAACATTCTCTTGGACAATGAGCTAAAACCACGAGTCTCTGACTCTGGCTTAGCTCGGCTGCTGCCTTCAGCTACTCAG TCATCTGCACGATTCCTCCCAGCTCAGGGTTATAGTGCTCCTGAATTTGAGCTAGGAACTTACACTTACCAAAGTGATCTTTATAGCTTCGGAGTCGTAATGCTAGAGCTTTTGACTGGTCGAAAGTCTTGTGACCG ATCACTGCCTCGAGGAGAACAATTTCTTGTTCGATGGGCTGTTTCAAGGCTCCATGATATCGATGCATTATCAAGAATGGTCGATCCATCACTTAATGGCATGTATCCTGTTAAATCGTTATCGCGCTTTGCTGATATTATTTCCTCTTGTATAATG AGAGAGCCCGAATTTCGGCCCCCAATCTCCGAAATTGTACAGGAACTCTTGCAAATGTTGTAG
- the LOC103484543 gene encoding protein STRUBBELIG-RECEPTOR FAMILY 3-like isoform X2 — MGCANWNLFMKILIGLLLVSINPFCFGDTDLRDVAAINALFISLGYPPLRGWILVGGDPCGEKWQGVECVFSNITALQLSGLNLGGELGTSLDQFESIISMDLSNNHIGGNIPSTLPPTLRSLSLSANQFTGSIPPALASLTQLMDLSLNNNLLTGAIPDVFQLLNGLNNLDMSNNNLSGQLPPSVADLLSLTTLHLQNNQLSGMLDALQDLPLSDLNIENNLFSGPIPAKLLGIPNFRKDGNPFNTTIIPSAPALAPSPFAVAPVTVGPPTRQAGAGQPLWPGTPESSDGARSFFSAKRIIWIVIIGTGILVALGFCLLVSICLKRSKRREDNKSVRDKADMASNYKPKPMKPSVEGVDMEKGPKETTLKPLDRDRMKDRIMDFTTPRLHDRKDTNGKRKDASSTSFRRDHTESSSISIDDFPPPPPPPPFPLLSTQEIAKPIVAAEVPSKVPRKLKTSSLKVFTIASLQQYTNSFSEDNLLGRGMLGSVYSAELPSGRLLAVKKLDGSSSTHWHDDDFHNLVSIICQIRHDNIVELVGYCAEHGQYLLIYEYCKNGTLYDALHVDKEMHQKLSWNVRVKIALGAARALEYLHEACQPPIMHQNFKSANILLDNELKPRVSDSGLARLLPSATQGYSAPEFELGTYTYQSDLYSFGVVMLELLTGRKSCDRSLPRGEQFLVRWAVSRLHDIDALSRMVDPSLNGMYPVKSLSRFADIISSCIMREPEFRPPISEIVQELLQML; from the exons ATGGGTTGTGCTAATTGGAATTTGTTCATGAAGATCCTAATTGGGCTGCTCTTGGTTTCCATCAACCCTTTTTGCTTTGGAGATACTGACCTTCGCGATG TTGCTGCAATCAATgcattatttatttctcttgggTACCCTCCTTTGCGAGGATGGATTCTTGTGGGAGGTGATCCATGTGGGGAGAAGTGGCAAGGGGTTGAATGTGTATTCTCAAATATAACAGCTTT ACAACTAAGTGGATTGAATTTAGGAGGAGAGCTAGGCACTAGCTTGGACCAATTCGAGTCAATAATATCAAT GGATCTTAGCAACAATCATATTGGAGGGAATATTCCATCTACACTGCCCCCTACACTGAGAAGTCT TTCTTTATCAGCAAATCAATTCACTGGAAGCATCCCCCCTGCACTGGCCTCGCTAACACAACTAATGGACCT GTCACTAAATAATAACCTTCTTACCGGGGCAATACCTGATGTCTTCCAGCTGCTTAATGGCTTGAATAACTT GGATATGTCAAACAACAACTTGAGTGGTCAGCTGCCTCCTTCGGTGGCTGATTTGTTATCCCTTACTACATT ACACTTGCAGAACAATCAACTTTCTGGGATGCTTGACGCTCTACAGGATCTTCCGTTATCAGACTT GAATATAGAGAACAACCTATTTTCTGGACCTATACCTGCAAAGTTGTTGGGCATTCCAAATTTCAG AAAAGATGGGAACCCTTTCAATACTACGATAATTCCGTCTGCACCTGCTTTAGCCCCTTCACCATTTGCTGTTGCGCCAGTTACTGTGGGACCACCAACCAGACAGGCAGGTGCAGGCCAGCCATTGTGGCCAGGAACTCCTGAATCATCAGATGGAGCAAGGAGTTTTTTCTCTGCTAAGCGGATCATTTGGATTGTTATTATTGGCACAGGAATATTAGTAGCATTAGGATTCTGTCTTCTTGTGTCAATATGCTTGAAAAGAAGCAAGCGTCGAGAAGACAACAAGAGTGTTCGTGACAAAGCTGATATGGCTTCTAATTATAAGCCTAAACCCATGAAGCCCTCGGTTGAAGGTGTAGACATGGAGAAAG gtccaaAGGAGACCACTCTTAAGCCACTTGATAGAGACAGAATGAAGGATAGAATAATGGATTTTACAACCCCAAGGCTACATGATAGAAAGGACACAaatgggaaaagaaaagatgcCTCTAGTACGAGTTTCCGACGAGACCATACAGAGAGTTCGAGCATAAGCATAGACGACTTCCCTCCACCACCTCCTCCCCCTCCTTTTCCACTCCTTTCAACTCAGGAGATTGCAAAACCAATTGTGGCGGCTGAAGTGCCCAGTAAAGTACCTAGAAAACTGAAAACAAGTTCTTTAAAAGTTTTCACAATCGCGTCACTTCAGCAGTATACTAATAGTTTCTCTGAAGATAATCTTCTTGGGAGAGGAATGCTTGGTAGTGTCTATAGTGCTGAACTTCCAAGTGGAAGG CTTCTGGCTGTTAAGAAACTGGATGGATCCTCTTCAACTCATTGGCATGATGATGATTTTCACAACCTTGTGTCTATTATATGTCAAATTCGGCACGATAACATTGTGGAGCTTGTGGGATATTGTGCTGAGCATGGACAGTATCTACTCATTTATGAGTACTGCAAAAATGGCACACTCTATGACGCACTTCATGTCGACAAGGAGATGCATCAAAAGCTTTCATGGAATGTACGTGTGAAGATTGCACTTGGAGCTGCACGTGCCCTCGA GTATCTGCATGAAGCCTGTCAACCGCCTATCATGCACCAAAATTTCAAGTCTGCTAACATTCTCTTGGACAATGAGCTAAAACCACGAGTCTCTGACTCTGGCTTAGCTCGGCTGCTGCCTTCAGCTACTCAG GGTTATAGTGCTCCTGAATTTGAGCTAGGAACTTACACTTACCAAAGTGATCTTTATAGCTTCGGAGTCGTAATGCTAGAGCTTTTGACTGGTCGAAAGTCTTGTGACCG ATCACTGCCTCGAGGAGAACAATTTCTTGTTCGATGGGCTGTTTCAAGGCTCCATGATATCGATGCATTATCAAGAATGGTCGATCCATCACTTAATGGCATGTATCCTGTTAAATCGTTATCGCGCTTTGCTGATATTATTTCCTCTTGTATAATG AGAGAGCCCGAATTTCGGCCCCCAATCTCCGAAATTGTACAGGAACTCTTGCAAATGTTGTAG
- the LOC103484543 gene encoding protein STRUBBELIG-RECEPTOR FAMILY 3-like isoform X3, producing the protein MDLSLNNNLLTGAIPDVFQLLNGLNNLDMSNNNLSGQLPPSVADLLSLTTLHLQNNQLSGMLDALQDLPLSDLNIENNLFSGPIPAKLLGIPNFRKDGNPFNTTIIPSAPALAPSPFAVAPVTVGPPTRQAGAGQPLWPGTPESSDGARSFFSAKRIIWIVIIGTGILVALGFCLLVSICLKRSKRREDNKSVRDKADMASNYKPKPMKPSVEGVDMEKGPKETTLKPLDRDRMKDRIMDFTTPRLHDRKDTNGKRKDASSTSFRRDHTESSSISIDDFPPPPPPPPFPLLSTQEIAKPIVAAEVPSKVPRKLKTSSLKVFTIASLQQYTNSFSEDNLLGRGMLGSVYSAELPSGRLLAVKKLDGSSSTHWHDDDFHNLVSIICQIRHDNIVELVGYCAEHGQYLLIYEYCKNGTLYDALHVDKEMHQKLSWNVRVKIALGAARALEYLHEACQPPIMHQNFKSANILLDNELKPRVSDSGLARLLPSATQSSARFLPAQGYSAPEFELGTYTYQSDLYSFGVVMLELLTGRKSCDRSLPRGEQFLVRWAVSRLHDIDALSRMVDPSLNGMYPVKSLSRFADIISSCIMREPEFRPPISEIVQELLQML; encoded by the exons ATGGACCT GTCACTAAATAATAACCTTCTTACCGGGGCAATACCTGATGTCTTCCAGCTGCTTAATGGCTTGAATAACTT GGATATGTCAAACAACAACTTGAGTGGTCAGCTGCCTCCTTCGGTGGCTGATTTGTTATCCCTTACTACATT ACACTTGCAGAACAATCAACTTTCTGGGATGCTTGACGCTCTACAGGATCTTCCGTTATCAGACTT GAATATAGAGAACAACCTATTTTCTGGACCTATACCTGCAAAGTTGTTGGGCATTCCAAATTTCAG AAAAGATGGGAACCCTTTCAATACTACGATAATTCCGTCTGCACCTGCTTTAGCCCCTTCACCATTTGCTGTTGCGCCAGTTACTGTGGGACCACCAACCAGACAGGCAGGTGCAGGCCAGCCATTGTGGCCAGGAACTCCTGAATCATCAGATGGAGCAAGGAGTTTTTTCTCTGCTAAGCGGATCATTTGGATTGTTATTATTGGCACAGGAATATTAGTAGCATTAGGATTCTGTCTTCTTGTGTCAATATGCTTGAAAAGAAGCAAGCGTCGAGAAGACAACAAGAGTGTTCGTGACAAAGCTGATATGGCTTCTAATTATAAGCCTAAACCCATGAAGCCCTCGGTTGAAGGTGTAGACATGGAGAAAG gtccaaAGGAGACCACTCTTAAGCCACTTGATAGAGACAGAATGAAGGATAGAATAATGGATTTTACAACCCCAAGGCTACATGATAGAAAGGACACAaatgggaaaagaaaagatgcCTCTAGTACGAGTTTCCGACGAGACCATACAGAGAGTTCGAGCATAAGCATAGACGACTTCCCTCCACCACCTCCTCCCCCTCCTTTTCCACTCCTTTCAACTCAGGAGATTGCAAAACCAATTGTGGCGGCTGAAGTGCCCAGTAAAGTACCTAGAAAACTGAAAACAAGTTCTTTAAAAGTTTTCACAATCGCGTCACTTCAGCAGTATACTAATAGTTTCTCTGAAGATAATCTTCTTGGGAGAGGAATGCTTGGTAGTGTCTATAGTGCTGAACTTCCAAGTGGAAGG CTTCTGGCTGTTAAGAAACTGGATGGATCCTCTTCAACTCATTGGCATGATGATGATTTTCACAACCTTGTGTCTATTATATGTCAAATTCGGCACGATAACATTGTGGAGCTTGTGGGATATTGTGCTGAGCATGGACAGTATCTACTCATTTATGAGTACTGCAAAAATGGCACACTCTATGACGCACTTCATGTCGACAAGGAGATGCATCAAAAGCTTTCATGGAATGTACGTGTGAAGATTGCACTTGGAGCTGCACGTGCCCTCGA GTATCTGCATGAAGCCTGTCAACCGCCTATCATGCACCAAAATTTCAAGTCTGCTAACATTCTCTTGGACAATGAGCTAAAACCACGAGTCTCTGACTCTGGCTTAGCTCGGCTGCTGCCTTCAGCTACTCAG TCATCTGCACGATTCCTCCCAGCTCAGGGTTATAGTGCTCCTGAATTTGAGCTAGGAACTTACACTTACCAAAGTGATCTTTATAGCTTCGGAGTCGTAATGCTAGAGCTTTTGACTGGTCGAAAGTCTTGTGACCG ATCACTGCCTCGAGGAGAACAATTTCTTGTTCGATGGGCTGTTTCAAGGCTCCATGATATCGATGCATTATCAAGAATGGTCGATCCATCACTTAATGGCATGTATCCTGTTAAATCGTTATCGCGCTTTGCTGATATTATTTCCTCTTGTATAATG AGAGAGCCCGAATTTCGGCCCCCAATCTCCGAAATTGTACAGGAACTCTTGCAAATGTTGTAG
- the LOC103484545 gene encoding B3 domain-containing protein Os07g0563300-like isoform X3, with product MWKVCLQRVHCGCIVSAHAFTLLDPGGIECMTCAGKNVILPLNPAWPPSLLFHSALPDRLKELSVKNWTQLAGSGPVPWRQAPSMFNSSLPSGELHHRAPYEVDISAALNKLNTSERLPVSLEKRKNEDFSQRFLNGSLKPCGQDLCENGTAGGIKSEDKPSSCSNMPKQSSFVKEDSSTMQYGLNIPYAPPNEPSARGRISGTHLRPTPLSSLPKQIHTNLQNGADSNETQLRNGRPRGESRGKNYLLPRYWPRFTDQELQQISVDSNSVITPLFEKMLSASDAGRIGRLVLPKKCAEAYFPSISQPEGLPLKVQDAKGKEWIFQFRFWPNNNSRMYVLEGVTPCIQSMQLQAGDTVTFSRLEPEGKLVMGFRKASATADQENETNKTKNGAPVQGDVSNIKVKAELADPTSWTKVDKSGYIAKEVLGAKPSISRKRKNSTLGSKSKRLRIDNEDMIELKITWEEAQGLLRPPPNQVPNILVIEGFEFEEYEEAPVLGKPSIIPPDNTGERIQWTQCEDCLKWRKLPASALLPSKWTCSDNSWEPERSFCSAPQELSTEQLEELLSPVAPVKKMKAAKLEPDNVEALEGLDTLANLAILGEGEASQTPGQATTKHPRHRPGCSCIVCIQPPSGKGPKHKQTCTCNVCLTVKRRFRTLMLRREKKQFEKEAETTRQRNQFLDEMFPDRSMDDESLTCSNTSTSKLIEEGKMNDGSDEDPNRNKPSTSPFKGQIDLNMQPEREDELSPGSDSGSMMKMLQDTGDRFLEQQRSNSGGTRSSSSDPLEPGGEREHKGESSSNVIDRSSNNLDVDKDHPATLSLNPSASMSATG from the exons CAGCCTGGCCACCGTCTTTGCTTTTCCATTCAGCTTTGCCTGACAGACTAAAAGAACTATCTGTTAAAAATTGGACTCAGTTGGCTGGATCAGGTCCTGTACCATGGCGCCAAGCTCCCAGTATGTTCAATTCTTCTCTCCCTTCTGGTGAATTGCATCACAGAGCACCTTATGAAGTTGACATATCAGCTGCACTTAACAAACTCAATACTAGCGAAAGGTTGCCTGTATctttagagaaaagaaaaaacgaaGACTTCTCTCAAAGATTCTTGAATGGGAGCCTGAAGCCATGTGGGCAGGATTTATGTGAAAATGGGACTGCAG GAGGCATTAAATCTGAGGACAAACCTAGCTCATGTTCTAATATGCCGAAACAGTCTAGCTTTGTGAAGGAGGATTCATCTACTATGCAATATGGTTTGAATATACCTTATGCACCTCCAAATGAACCAAGTGCTCGGGGTAGGATTTCTGGAACTCATTTGAGACCAACACCACTATCTTCTCTGCCAAAGCAGATCCATACCAATTTGCAAAATGGTGCTGACTCTAACGAAACACAGCTGCGTAATGGAAGGCCTAGAGGAGAATCACGTGGAAAGAATTATTTGCTTCCGCGATACTGGCCTAGATTTACTGACCAAGAGCTACAACAAATATCTGTTGA CTCGAATTCTGTAATTACTCCATTGTTTGAGAAAATGTTGAGCGCTAGTGATGCTGGGCGGATTGGGCGTTTGGTGCTTCCTAAAAAATGTGCAGAG GCCTATTTTCCATCAATTTCCCAGCCCGAGGGATTGCCTCTAAAAGTACAAGATgcaaaaggaaaagaatggaTATTTCAGTTCCGTTTCTGGCCTAACAACAATAGCAGGATGTATGTTCTTGAGGGGGTTACTCCTTGCATACAGTCCATGCAACTGCAAGCAGGTGACACAG TGACATTTAGTCGGTTAGAGCCAGAAGGGAAGCTGGTTATGGGTTTCAGAAAGGCCTCAGCTACAGCCGACCAG GAAAATGAAACAAACAAGACCAAGAATGGAGCTCCTGTACAAGGAGATGTCAGTAATATAAAAGTTAAA GCTGAACTGGCTGATCCTACTTCGTGGACAAAAGTTGATAAGTCTGGATACATAGCGAAAGAGGTCTTGGGTGCCAAACCTTCAATTTCTAGAAAGAGGAAAAACAGCACCCTAGGTTCTAAGAGTAAGCGCCTTAGAATTGACAACGAGGACATGATTGAGTTGAAGATAACTTGGGAAGAAGCCCAAGGATTGCTTCGGCCTCCTCCAAACCAAGTTCCAAACATTTTGGTCATTGAAGGTTTTGAATTTGAGGAATATGAG GAGGCACCTGTACTTGGGAAGCCATCAATTATACCACCCGATAATACAGG TGAAAGGATTCAATGGACGCAATGTGAAGACTGTTTGAAGTGGCGAAAATTGCCAGCCAGTGCTCTTCTTCCCTCAAAATGGACTTGTTCTGACAACTCATGGGAACCTGAGAG ATCTTTTTGCTCAGCACCTCAAGAGTTGTCAACAGAGCAGCTAGAAGAACTACTTTCCCCGG TTGCTCCTGTCAAGAAAATGAAGGCTGCCAAACTAGAACCAGATAATGTTGAAGCTCTGGAAGGACTTGACACACTTGCAAATTTAGCCATCTTAGGAGAGGGTGAGGCAAGCCAGACACCTGGCCAAGCAACCACAAAGCACCCTCGACATAGACCTGGATGCTCATGCATAGTATGCATTCAACCACCGAGCGGGAAGGGACCAAAACATAAGCAGACGTGCACTTGTAATGTGTGCCTGACAGTAAAGCGTCGGTTTCGAACATTAATGCTTAGACGAGAAAAAAAGCAATTTGAAAAGGAAGCAGAAACTACGCGCCAAAGGAATCAATTTTTGGATGAAATGTTCCCGGATAGATCAATGGACGATGAGTCTCTTACTTGCAGTAATACAAGTACAAGTAAGCTTATCGAGGAAGGAAAAAtgaacgatggctctgatgagGATCCTAATAGAAATAAGCCATCCACTTCGCCTTTTAAAGGCCAGATTGATTTGAACATGCAGCCCGAGCGGGAGGATGAGCTGTCACCAGGTTCTGATTCTGGAAGCATGATGAAAATGCTTCAAGATACTGGGGACAGGTTTCTTGAACAGCAGAGGTCGAACTCCGGTGGTACTCGAAGTTCATCAAGCGATCCGTTAGAACCTGGAGGGGAACGCGAACACAAAGGTGAGAGTAGTAGCAATGTCATTGATCGCAGTAGCAACAATTTAGACGTTGACAAGGACCATCCTGCAACCTTGTCCTTGAATCCTTCGGCATCCATGTCAGCTACAGGTTGA